The Pseudomonadota bacterium genome contains a region encoding:
- a CDS encoding acyl-CoA carboxylase subunit beta: MFDVPSTELRKKQGEEGEKENGAPRVEVAEANDVSLARKRIAMLFDEGTFEEIGAGVVGRSTDFGLENKRIPGDGVITGSGEVNGRIVFAFSQDRTVMGGSLGEAHAKKITRIQDLAMRAKAPLVGINDSGGARIQEGIDSLGGYGEIFHRNVLASGMCPQISMVLGPCAGGAVYSPALTDFVVMVRKQSYMFLTGPKVVKTVTFEEVTAEALGGADVHGRTTGISHLVYSDEIQAISGVRELLGYLPQSYLERPPYIETADPIERDASELDAIIPESSRQIYDVKKILLSVADRGSFFEIQKNWAKNIVVGFARLGGYSVGIVANQPAMMGGVLDVNASRKAARFIRTCNAFNIPIISFVDVPGFLPGTGQEHNGVIAHGAKLMFAYCEATVPKLAVILRKAYGGAYIVMSSKHVGADVNLAWPTAEVAVMGAAGAVEVLFSKEIATSEDKERKVEEYETKFLNPSRAMERGYVDAVIKPSETRAKLYRHLKSNLNKVEVRPERRNDNIPT, from the coding sequence ACGACGTCAGCCTGGCGCGCAAGCGCATCGCCATGCTGTTCGACGAGGGCACGTTCGAGGAGATCGGCGCCGGCGTGGTCGGGAGATCCACGGACTTCGGGCTCGAGAACAAGCGGATCCCTGGCGACGGGGTCATCACCGGCTCGGGTGAGGTGAACGGCAGGATCGTGTTCGCGTTCTCCCAGGACCGCACCGTCATGGGCGGCTCGCTCGGCGAGGCGCACGCGAAGAAGATCACGCGCATCCAGGATCTCGCGATGCGCGCCAAGGCCCCGCTGGTCGGGATCAACGACTCCGGCGGCGCTCGCATCCAGGAGGGGATCGACTCGCTCGGCGGCTACGGCGAGATCTTCCACCGAAACGTCCTCGCGTCGGGGATGTGCCCGCAGATCTCGATGGTGCTCGGGCCGTGCGCAGGGGGCGCCGTCTACTCGCCGGCGCTCACCGACTTCGTCGTCATGGTGCGCAAGCAGAGCTACATGTTCCTCACCGGCCCCAAGGTCGTGAAGACGGTCACGTTCGAGGAGGTGACGGCGGAGGCGCTCGGCGGCGCGGACGTCCACGGCCGGACCACGGGCATCTCGCACCTTGTGTACAGCGACGAGATCCAGGCGATCTCCGGGGTCCGCGAGCTCCTCGGCTACCTGCCGCAGAGCTACCTCGAGCGGCCGCCGTACATCGAGACCGCGGATCCCATCGAGCGCGACGCGAGCGAGCTCGACGCGATCATCCCCGAGTCCTCCCGGCAGATCTACGACGTGAAGAAGATCCTCCTGTCCGTGGCCGACCGCGGGAGCTTCTTCGAAATCCAGAAGAACTGGGCGAAGAACATCGTCGTCGGGTTCGCGCGTCTCGGCGGCTACTCGGTGGGGATCGTCGCGAACCAGCCCGCGATGATGGGCGGCGTTCTCGACGTCAACGCGTCGCGCAAGGCCGCGCGCTTCATCCGGACGTGCAACGCCTTCAACATCCCGATCATCTCGTTCGTGGACGTGCCCGGGTTCCTGCCCGGCACGGGCCAGGAGCACAACGGCGTGATCGCGCACGGCGCCAAGCTGATGTTCGCGTACTGCGAGGCGACGGTGCCGAAGCTCGCGGTGATCCTGCGCAAGGCCTACGGCGGCGCCTACATCGTCATGAGCTCGAAGCACGTCGGCGCGGACGTGAACCTCGCGTGGCCGACCGCCGAGGTCGCCGTCATGGGTGCCGCGGGCGCGGTCGAGGTGCTCTTCTCCAAGGAGATCGCGACGAGCGAGGACAAGGAGCGCAAGGTCGAGGAGTACGAGACCAAGTTCCTGAACCCGAGCCGCGCCATGGAGCGCGGGTACGTCGACGCGGTCATCAAGCCGAGCGAGACCCGCGCCAAGCTGTACCGCCACCTCAAGTCGAACCTGAACAAGGTCGAGGTCCGCCCCGAGCGCCGCAACGACAACATCCCGACCTGA
- a CDS encoding BrnA antitoxin family protein, which translates to MRSNYDFSRMKGEKNPYVKALKQPVTIRLDKASIEYFKELAGELGIPYQNLINLYLRDCAANKRKLSLEWAS; encoded by the coding sequence ATGCGATCAAACTACGATTTTTCCAGAATGAAGGGGGAGAAGAACCCCTACGTCAAGGCGCTCAAGCAGCCGGTCACGATCCGGCTCGATAAGGCGTCGATCGAGTACTTCAAGGAGCTGGCGGGCGAGCTCGGGATCCCGTACCAGAACCTGATCAACCTCTACCTGCGCGACTGCGCCGCGAACAAGAGGAAGCTGTCGCTTGAGTGGGCGTCCTGA
- a CDS encoding ATP-binding cassette domain-containing protein, whose product MITAETVIEVHDLAKSYGAIRALDGVSFGVRRGEVLGFLGPNGAGKTTTMKILTCFIAPTAGRAAVAGFDTFTHPLEVRRAIGYLPENAPLYSDMRVREYLDFVGEIRGLAKAARRAAAGRVIEQCGLGDVVDQEIRTLSKGFRQRAGLAQAMIHDPAILILDEPTSGLDPNQIAEIRTLIKHVGKERTVILSTHHLAEVQMTADRVVIIHQGRLVADGSLDELERQRGGAIYDVAIAAQAGGLGAVEGALRAIEGVVEVAAANAEGGEELRVTVRGRGAADLRAEIFRTAVANGWTLLGLARKHVDLESIFRRLTTADEPGRSAGKEEVAP is encoded by the coding sequence ATGATAACGGCCGAAACCGTGATCGAGGTCCACGATCTCGCCAAGTCGTACGGCGCGATCCGCGCCCTGGACGGCGTGTCGTTCGGCGTGCGCCGCGGCGAGGTGCTCGGCTTCCTCGGGCCGAACGGCGCGGGCAAGACGACGACCATGAAGATCCTCACCTGCTTCATCGCCCCGACCGCGGGGCGCGCGGCGGTGGCGGGCTTCGACACCTTCACGCACCCGCTTGAGGTCAGGCGGGCGATAGGCTACCTGCCGGAGAACGCGCCGCTCTACAGCGACATGCGCGTCAGAGAGTACCTCGATTTCGTCGGCGAGATCCGCGGGCTCGCGAAGGCCGCCCGGCGGGCGGCGGCGGGGCGCGTGATCGAGCAGTGCGGTCTCGGCGACGTCGTCGACCAGGAGATCCGCACGCTCTCCAAGGGGTTCCGGCAGCGGGCCGGCCTCGCCCAGGCGATGATCCACGACCCGGCGATCCTGATCCTCGACGAGCCGACCTCCGGCCTCGATCCGAACCAGATCGCGGAGATCCGGACGCTCATCAAGCACGTCGGGAAGGAGCGCACGGTCATCCTCTCGACGCACCACCTCGCGGAGGTGCAGATGACCGCGGATCGCGTCGTCATCATCCACCAGGGCAGGCTCGTCGCGGACGGCAGCCTCGACGAGCTCGAGCGGCAGCGCGGGGGCGCCATCTACGACGTCGCGATCGCCGCGCAGGCGGGCGGGCTCGGCGCGGTCGAGGGCGCGCTGCGCGCGATCGAAGGCGTCGTGGAGGTCGCCGCGGCCAACGCCGAGGGCGGCGAGGAGCTGCGCGTCACGGTGCGCGGCCGGGGCGCGGCGGACCTCCGCGCGGAGATCTTCCGGACGGCGGTCGCGAACGGGTGGACGCTGCTCGGCCTCGCGCGCAAGCACGTCGACCTCGAGAGCATCTTCCGGCGGCTCACGACGGCGGACGAGCCCGGGCGCTCCGCCGGGAAGGAGGAGGTGGCGCCATGA
- a CDS encoding ABC transporter permease, translated as MSTMLAIWRREFKAYFNSPVAYFVITVFLALVGILFFIPFFAQDRVSMRGFFGLAPFLFTFFAPAITMRLLAEERRTGTLELLITMPVRDVDVILGKYLAAVSLLAVALALTLPYAFTISAFGPLDWGPVWGGYVGLLLMGGALLAIGVAASSFTENQIIAFVIALFASMAFMMVDRFLTFLPSTAAAVVEYLSFDYHFRNASRGVIDSRDVVFYCSFAVLCLFLAFRSLESRRWR; from the coding sequence ATGAGCACGATGCTGGCCATCTGGCGCCGCGAGTTCAAGGCGTACTTCAACTCGCCCGTCGCGTACTTCGTCATCACGGTCTTCCTCGCGCTCGTCGGGATCCTGTTCTTCATCCCGTTCTTCGCCCAGGACCGGGTCTCGATGCGCGGCTTCTTCGGGCTCGCGCCGTTCCTGTTCACGTTCTTCGCGCCCGCGATCACGATGCGCCTCCTCGCCGAGGAGCGGCGGACGGGCACCCTGGAGCTGCTCATCACCATGCCGGTGCGCGACGTGGACGTCATCCTCGGCAAGTACCTGGCCGCGGTGAGCCTCCTCGCCGTGGCGCTCGCGCTCACCTTGCCCTACGCGTTCACGATATCGGCGTTCGGGCCGCTCGACTGGGGCCCGGTGTGGGGCGGCTACGTGGGGCTCCTGCTCATGGGCGGCGCGCTCCTCGCGATCGGCGTCGCCGCGTCGAGCTTCACGGAGAACCAGATCATCGCGTTCGTCATCGCGCTGTTCGCGTCGATGGCCTTCATGATGGTCGACAGGTTCCTCACGTTCCTGCCCTCGACCGCGGCGGCGGTCGTCGAGTACCTGAGCTTCGACTACCACTTCCGGAACGCGTCGCGCGGCGTGATCGACTCGCGGGACGTCGTCTTCTACTGCTCGTTCGCGGTGTTGTGCCTGTTCCTGGCGTTCCGATCGCTCGAGTCGCGGCGGTGGAGGTAG